A region of Pyxidicoccus parkwaysis DNA encodes the following proteins:
- a CDS encoding reverse transcriptase family protein: MDLVGLLLELKPLLADPEANFDRIVSLLESNQGLAEYEVARFYVSRSWLEPVARRLKSVDPRERLQAVRLIPLLFARASAAGQLRRRVKDPDSRVSAHARASVRRLGIADVSPPDIRAEPPRYPSATAVGGWNPTGWSFGLYPSMRAPVKRKPDVTSKLPVLKKREDVAKLAGLQPSELDAMMRPGSEAGSGYVEFDAPKRSGGTRRICAPRAKLKAAQRALLDNLLAHLPPHPAAHGFVPGRNTVTNAKPHVGSTVVVRVDLEDFFPTVHYRRVKGLFEAHGYSDEVASALAGLTTWRPRLADGTVAWPGVLPQGAPTSPAIANLVCRRMDARLTALAKKAGATYTRYADDLSFSFQQPPEKLGRFLWWVNAILQQEGFSENSAKRRVMRQGGRQRVTGLTVNQQVSIPREERRRFKAILANCRQHGVESQARGRPDFPQWLEGYAAYVRMVHPELGERWQREVKELLAR, encoded by the coding sequence ATGGACCTCGTTGGACTCCTCCTCGAGCTGAAGCCCCTGCTGGCCGACCCCGAGGCGAACTTCGACCGCATCGTCTCGCTGCTGGAGAGCAACCAGGGCCTCGCCGAGTACGAGGTCGCCCGCTTCTACGTCAGCCGCTCCTGGCTCGAGCCCGTCGCCCGCCGCCTCAAGAGCGTGGACCCGCGCGAGCGGCTCCAGGCCGTGCGCCTCATCCCCCTCCTCTTCGCCCGCGCCAGCGCCGCCGGGCAGCTCCGCCGCCGCGTGAAGGACCCGGACTCGCGCGTGTCCGCCCATGCCCGCGCCTCCGTGCGCCGCCTGGGCATCGCGGACGTCTCCCCGCCCGACATCCGCGCCGAACCGCCGCGCTACCCCAGCGCCACCGCCGTGGGCGGATGGAATCCCACCGGCTGGAGCTTCGGCCTCTACCCGAGCATGCGCGCGCCGGTGAAGCGCAAGCCCGACGTCACCTCGAAGCTGCCCGTGCTCAAGAAGCGCGAGGACGTGGCGAAGCTCGCCGGCCTCCAGCCCTCCGAGCTGGACGCGATGATGCGCCCGGGCTCCGAGGCCGGCTCCGGCTACGTGGAGTTCGACGCGCCCAAGCGCTCCGGCGGCACGCGCCGCATCTGCGCCCCGCGCGCGAAGCTCAAGGCCGCGCAGCGCGCCCTCCTCGACAACCTCCTCGCGCACCTGCCCCCGCACCCCGCCGCGCACGGCTTCGTCCCCGGGCGCAACACGGTGACGAACGCGAAGCCGCACGTGGGCTCCACCGTCGTCGTGCGCGTGGACCTGGAGGACTTCTTCCCCACCGTGCACTACCGCCGCGTGAAGGGCCTCTTCGAGGCGCACGGCTACTCCGACGAGGTGGCCTCCGCGCTCGCGGGCCTCACCACGTGGAGGCCCCGGCTGGCGGACGGCACCGTGGCGTGGCCCGGTGTGCTGCCGCAGGGCGCGCCCACCTCGCCGGCCATCGCCAACCTCGTCTGCCGCCGCATGGACGCGCGCCTCACCGCGCTCGCGAAGAAGGCGGGTGCCACGTACACGCGCTACGCGGATGACCTGTCCTTCTCCTTCCAGCAGCCGCCCGAGAAGCTGGGCCGCTTCCTCTGGTGGGTGAACGCCATCCTCCAGCAGGAGGGCTTTTCGGAGAACAGCGCCAAGCGCCGCGTCATGCGCCAGGGCGGCCGCCAGCGGGTGACGGGCCTCACCGTCAACCAGCAGGTCTCCATTCCCCGAGAGGAGCGCCGCCGCTTCAAGGCCATCCTCGCCAACTGCCGCCAGCACGGCGTGGAGTCGCAGGCGCGCGGGCGCCCGGACTTCCCGCAGTGGCTGGAGGGCTATGCCGCCTACGTGCGCATGGTGCACCCCGAACTGGGGGAGCGCTGGCAGCGCGAGGTGAAGGAGCTGCTCGCCCGATGA
- a CDS encoding winged helix-turn-helix transcriptional regulator: MKPRQKPQTAPLRSTCPVASTLDLVGDKWSLLLVRDLLEGKRTYSELQQSSEAIPTNILAERLKRLEAAGVIAKTAYQQHPPRYTYELTRKGAALGEAVLAIAKWGLHHIPGTVAPEMLSRRLK; this comes from the coding sequence ATGAAGCCGCGCCAGAAGCCCCAGACTGCTCCACTCCGCTCGACGTGCCCGGTCGCCAGCACGCTCGACCTGGTGGGAGACAAGTGGTCACTGCTGCTCGTGCGCGACCTGCTCGAGGGCAAGCGCACGTACAGCGAGCTGCAGCAATCGTCCGAGGCGATTCCGACCAACATCCTGGCCGAGCGCCTCAAGCGCCTGGAGGCCGCGGGCGTGATTGCCAAGACGGCCTACCAGCAGCATCCGCCGCGCTACACCTACGAGCTCACGCGCAAGGGGGCCGCGCTGGGTGAGGCGGTGCTCGCCATCGCGAAGTGGGGCCTGCATCACATCCCGGGCACCGTGGCACCGGAGATGCTCTCGCGCCGGCTGAAGTAG
- a CDS encoding peroxiredoxin family protein, with translation MKGWIAGALVVSLAAGGAFGDDPAYGPMDATLRTSEGKEVRLSRWRGKPVVLFYEDKDSTTLNQPLKETLFERGKERGLLDAAWVVAVANLEKFDFFPARQIALSYVRDEEKKAGVPILVDLDGTLGDAPWGLPKKTSNVLLLDAEGKIVFRHSGRMKPEEQEAFFTALSRLVGVDLSAPAAPAPVPTRAPGGRP, from the coding sequence ATGAAGGGCTGGATCGCGGGTGCGTTGGTGGTGTCGCTGGCGGCGGGAGGCGCATTCGGAGACGACCCTGCGTACGGCCCGATGGACGCGACGTTACGAACCTCGGAAGGCAAGGAGGTGCGCCTGTCCCGGTGGCGGGGGAAGCCGGTCGTCCTGTTCTACGAGGACAAGGACTCGACGACACTCAACCAGCCCTTGAAGGAGACCCTCTTCGAGCGGGGCAAGGAGCGGGGCCTGCTGGACGCCGCGTGGGTGGTGGCGGTGGCCAATCTGGAGAAGTTCGACTTCTTCCCCGCCCGGCAGATTGCCCTCTCGTACGTGCGGGACGAGGAGAAGAAGGCGGGCGTGCCCATCCTCGTGGACCTGGACGGGACGCTGGGTGACGCCCCCTGGGGGCTGCCCAAGAAGACGTCCAATGTGTTGCTGCTGGATGCGGAGGGGAAGATTGTCTTCCGGCACTCAGGGCGCATGAAGCCGGAGGAGCAGGAGGCGTTCTTCACCGCCCTGAGCCGGCTCGTCGGCGTGGACCTGTCGGCGCCCGCGGCCCCGGCTCCAGTTCCCACCCGGGCCCCGGGAGGCAGACCATGA
- a CDS encoding alpha/beta hydrolase-fold protein — translation MDAKTLEARARAEGTPVIDGDTATFVWRGRGPVAVQGDFQDWHGEPLPLERVAPGLWARTLTLPRDAYVEYVLLDSRGNKVPDTFNPRVSDNGFGDFNHCFSLPEGGPPEVLQRPRGAPRGRVTRHMLETEDMAVGGRRAVALYAPPVPFPVPLVVVLDGDDYLKRVKLPEVVESLMARGLMSPVALAMVSNGGEARSVEYTCSEYTVDLLLRRVLPLAREHLSLVDAPGAHAVLGSSFGGLMALFAGLRAPEVFGRVLAQSGAFAVDGRDFVVFDLARLAPRRPLDVWMDCGRFEVLLEGNRRMAPLLAASGHRVEFREYNAGHNYPAWRNDLWHGLRWLFPAGATSSMS, via the coding sequence ATGGATGCGAAGACGCTGGAGGCGCGGGCGCGGGCGGAAGGCACACCCGTCATCGACGGAGACACCGCGACATTCGTGTGGCGCGGGCGTGGGCCGGTGGCGGTGCAGGGAGACTTCCAGGACTGGCACGGCGAGCCGCTGCCGCTGGAGCGCGTGGCCCCCGGCCTGTGGGCGCGCACGCTGACGCTGCCTCGCGACGCGTATGTGGAGTACGTGCTGCTCGACTCGCGCGGGAACAAGGTGCCGGACACCTTCAATCCGCGCGTGTCCGACAACGGCTTCGGCGACTTCAACCACTGCTTCTCGCTGCCAGAGGGCGGGCCGCCCGAAGTCCTCCAGCGCCCGCGCGGAGCACCGCGAGGCCGAGTCACCCGGCACATGCTGGAGACGGAGGACATGGCCGTGGGCGGCAGGCGCGCGGTGGCGCTGTACGCGCCGCCCGTGCCCTTCCCGGTGCCGCTGGTGGTGGTGCTCGACGGGGACGACTACCTCAAGCGCGTGAAGCTGCCGGAGGTGGTGGAGTCGCTGATGGCGCGCGGGCTGATGAGCCCGGTGGCCCTCGCCATGGTCTCCAACGGCGGCGAGGCGCGCAGCGTCGAGTACACGTGCAGCGAGTACACGGTGGACCTGCTGTTGCGCCGCGTGCTGCCGCTGGCGCGCGAGCACCTGTCGCTGGTGGACGCGCCCGGCGCGCACGCGGTGCTGGGCTCGTCCTTCGGCGGACTGATGGCGCTCTTCGCGGGCCTGCGGGCGCCGGAAGTCTTCGGCCGCGTGCTGGCGCAGTCCGGCGCCTTCGCCGTGGACGGGCGCGACTTCGTCGTCTTCGACCTGGCGCGCCTGGCGCCTCGCCGTCCGCTGGACGTGTGGATGGACTGCGGCCGCTTCGAGGTGCTCCTGGAGGGCAACCGGCGCATGGCACCGCTGCTCGCCGCGTCCGGCCACCGGGTGGAGTTCCGGGAGTACAACGCCGGCCACAACTACCCCGCGTGGAGGAATGACCTCTGGCACGGGCTGCGGTGGCTCTTCCCGGCGGGCGCAACGTCTTCCATGAGTTGA
- a CDS encoding TIGR01777 family oxidoreductase — MKVAVTGATGFLGQGLIQRLLARGHMVHVLTRNVERSLGRLPAGVTGAPYDTHAPLSPEALAGAEAVVHLAGEPVAQRWTKEAKHRIHDSRVQGTRVLVEAMKGAGTVKRFVSASAIGYYGGTRGAEPLTEESSPGDDFLAQVCRGWEAEALRAREAGIRTALVRMGVVLHPDGGALHKMLPPFRMGAGGPVGSGKQYVSWIHRDDALDLLLFVLEHPTLDGPVNATAPTPVTNEAFAHALGHALGRPSVMHVPAFMLKAAMGEMAKVALEGQRVLPKRAQEAGFTFSHPELEATLKELLA, encoded by the coding sequence ATGAAGGTGGCCGTCACCGGAGCGACGGGTTTTTTGGGCCAGGGCCTCATTCAACGTCTGCTCGCCCGGGGGCACATGGTGCACGTGCTCACCCGGAACGTCGAACGGAGCCTGGGCCGGCTGCCTGCTGGCGTAACGGGCGCGCCCTATGACACCCACGCGCCCCTGTCGCCGGAGGCGCTGGCGGGCGCGGAGGCGGTGGTGCACCTCGCGGGCGAGCCCGTGGCACAGCGCTGGACGAAGGAGGCGAAGCACCGCATCCACGACAGCCGCGTGCAGGGCACCCGCGTCCTCGTGGAGGCGATGAAGGGCGCGGGCACGGTGAAGCGCTTCGTGTCGGCGTCGGCCATCGGCTACTACGGCGGCACGCGCGGCGCGGAGCCGCTGACGGAGGAGAGCTCGCCCGGGGACGACTTCCTCGCGCAGGTGTGCCGGGGCTGGGAGGCGGAGGCACTGCGCGCGCGCGAGGCCGGCATCCGCACCGCGCTGGTGCGCATGGGCGTGGTGCTGCACCCGGACGGGGGCGCGCTGCACAAGATGCTGCCGCCCTTCCGCATGGGCGCGGGCGGCCCGGTGGGCAGCGGCAAGCAGTACGTGAGCTGGATTCACCGCGACGACGCGTTGGATTTGCTCCTCTTCGTGCTGGAGCACCCGACGCTGGACGGCCCCGTCAACGCCACCGCGCCCACGCCCGTCACCAACGAGGCCTTCGCACACGCGCTCGGCCACGCGCTGGGCAGGCCGTCCGTCATGCACGTGCCGGCCTTCATGCTCAAGGCGGCGATGGGTGAGATGGCGAAGGTGGCGCTGGAGGGCCAGCGCGTCCTGCCGAAGCGGGCCCAGGAGGCGGGCTTCACCTTCAGTCACCCCGAGCTGGAGGCGACGCTGAAGGAGCTGCTGGCGTAG
- a CDS encoding polyprenyl synthetase family protein, whose product MALSLRNARPQPGGVPLEQALLLHVQKQVEASLKALFELPDESNLDPRWTAAMEKARAYALRPAKRLRPALVMVGYSLARGNAAVPAELWTFAAGLELLHTFLLIHDDVADRAELRRGGPALHRLLSPGRVGEDLAVVVGDHLFARALEAMLASGLPGAPAVVRYYLGVCRHTAAGQYLDLDLGRAPLSEVTLFQTLRVAYLKTARYGFCAPLVCGAMLGGASAELLEGLERAGRHVGLAYQLRDDLIGLFGNPDVAGKATDGDFTQGKRTFPVLAAYARADATAREELEALWALPVEQKDEAALARARGMVERWGGRAACERMVDRASRAARRSLQPLPNPNGVRDLLDALITRLAHRAA is encoded by the coding sequence ATGGCACTCTCGCTTCGCAACGCCCGGCCCCAGCCCGGCGGGGTTCCCCTGGAGCAGGCCTTGCTTCTGCACGTGCAGAAGCAAGTCGAGGCCTCGCTGAAGGCGCTCTTCGAGCTGCCGGACGAGTCCAATCTGGATCCTCGCTGGACGGCCGCCATGGAGAAGGCACGCGCGTATGCCCTGCGACCGGCCAAGCGGCTGCGGCCCGCGCTCGTCATGGTGGGGTACTCGCTGGCGCGGGGGAACGCGGCGGTGCCCGCCGAGCTGTGGACGTTCGCGGCGGGGCTGGAGCTGCTGCACACCTTCCTGCTCATCCACGACGACGTGGCGGACCGGGCGGAGTTGCGGCGCGGAGGTCCGGCGCTGCACCGCCTGCTGTCGCCGGGGCGCGTGGGCGAGGACCTGGCCGTCGTCGTGGGAGACCACCTCTTCGCCCGCGCGCTGGAGGCCATGCTCGCGTCCGGCCTGCCCGGTGCGCCGGCGGTGGTGCGGTACTACCTGGGCGTGTGCCGCCACACCGCGGCCGGGCAGTACCTCGATTTGGATTTGGGGCGCGCGCCGCTGTCCGAGGTGACGCTCTTCCAGACGCTGCGCGTGGCGTACCTCAAGACCGCACGCTACGGCTTCTGCGCTCCGCTGGTGTGCGGGGCCATGCTCGGCGGTGCCAGCGCGGAGCTGCTCGAAGGGCTGGAGCGCGCGGGCCGTCACGTGGGGCTCGCGTACCAGCTGCGTGATGACCTCATCGGCCTCTTCGGCAACCCGGACGTCGCGGGCAAGGCTACGGACGGCGACTTCACGCAGGGCAAGCGCACCTTCCCCGTGCTGGCCGCCTACGCGCGCGCTGACGCCACCGCTCGCGAGGAGCTGGAGGCGCTGTGGGCGCTGCCGGTGGAGCAGAAGGACGAGGCCGCGCTCGCTCGAGCCCGGGGGATGGTGGAGCGGTGGGGCGGCCGCGCCGCCTGCGAGCGCATGGTGGACCGGGCCTCGCGCGCCGCGCGCCGCTCGTTGCAGCCGCTGCCCAATCCCAACGGGGTGAGGGACTTGCTGGACGCCCTCATCACCCGCCTCGCGCACCGGGCCGCTTGA
- a CDS encoding HEAT repeat domain-containing protein, protein MPDLDPASVRLLDEDVAVRREAVGEVDTSALPGRFALRQALLTDEDAEVRASAAHRLGGTRDARFVQPLLDALADPMPLVRDRAWRALARLGAQALLRHAVRAVREEPVWWVRRAVVRASASVAGSGAMDVLLGALEDPFWRVRHAAVQSLAWIGTGNPAVQQRVRQAAEGTTQGPVRSALAWLETAWNAALKEAPVPHAGSETAPVSEQPNSLGNEDPAVTTARLEAAPASSLSARELVEWLGDPHEPLRLLARRRLRERKDPDALLLAMRWLDEPRVPHAAEEAHSLLERIDVEDVDLAARVLDAPPRPGSVAWASRVAVRRGHPELLERVRLLLRHPEAELRCAALSGLVYDPDSLDDVLALLEDPDERVRAEVIAAWERRPPAPSTAEAFALAMVRFAPRASTARERRAVTVAAMFLEEPELLIHASRDEDPAVRAVALRALASLDLLTETERQEAETHEDPWIRSAVLDPDSAFRVCTEDSDPTLRRTALELLLPLARRLAGNTVLAKAAKGTEAEASSIAELDEEDRAVTQDLSTAALACSQSTDAWMRARAAELLSPSRGPEELRALLRLSLDTVPMVRSAAASILESSDTLDALLDDLLHGPTRERDETLRTSAWTWRLRLADASAFEQLRTALLSHNEPERVVTHLEALTLVFPDELIASEPALARHRPSRPAQPRTAPVPRAVPPRASARSLGNTGITVSPLVLSGAHLTSPQPFFEAHEAGLNTFFWEPRYAALTQFLRSGRNLRDGLVIVAGSYHSGASALRRDVESALRRLRTSWLDVFLLFWTRSPERLNAEDFAALERLRTEGKVRAFGFSTHLRDLARDAIRQNPWPVVMTRHSAAHPGAEVAFLPEAQARGTGVLTFTATCYGRLLQPAPGTPPDAPLPTAVDCYRYSLSQPGVSASLTAPRSRRELLHNLDVLARPYMETDALPAMRAHGEHVRARSRQLDALVRRAPGGPRDALLALMEEDGPPDAA, encoded by the coding sequence ATGCCCGACCTGGACCCCGCCTCGGTGCGGTTGCTCGATGAGGACGTCGCCGTGCGACGCGAAGCGGTGGGCGAGGTCGACACCTCCGCGCTCCCGGGACGCTTCGCCCTGCGGCAGGCCCTGCTCACCGACGAGGACGCGGAGGTGCGCGCCTCGGCCGCGCATCGGCTCGGTGGGACGCGGGATGCGCGCTTCGTCCAGCCGCTGCTCGATGCGCTCGCGGACCCGATGCCGCTGGTGCGGGACAGAGCGTGGCGTGCGCTGGCGCGACTGGGGGCACAGGCGCTGCTGCGTCACGCAGTGCGCGCGGTGCGGGAGGAGCCCGTGTGGTGGGTGCGCCGGGCGGTGGTGCGGGCTTCGGCTTCCGTCGCGGGCTCCGGAGCGATGGACGTGCTGCTCGGCGCGCTGGAGGACCCGTTCTGGCGTGTGCGTCACGCGGCGGTGCAGTCGCTGGCGTGGATTGGGACGGGCAATCCGGCCGTGCAGCAGCGCGTGCGACAGGCGGCGGAAGGGACGACTCAGGGGCCCGTGCGCTCCGCGTTGGCGTGGCTCGAGACGGCGTGGAACGCGGCGCTGAAGGAGGCACCTGTTCCACACGCCGGGTCGGAAACAGCTCCGGTCTCGGAGCAGCCAAACTCTCTCGGCAATGAAGACCCGGCGGTGACGACGGCACGGCTGGAGGCGGCTCCCGCTTCGTCACTCTCCGCTCGCGAATTGGTGGAGTGGCTGGGTGACCCGCACGAGCCGCTGCGGCTCCTCGCGCGTCGGCGTCTGCGTGAGCGCAAAGACCCGGACGCGCTGCTGCTTGCGATGCGCTGGCTGGACGAGCCTCGTGTGCCGCATGCGGCGGAGGAAGCCCATTCGCTGCTGGAGCGCATCGACGTGGAGGACGTGGACCTCGCGGCCCGTGTCCTCGATGCACCGCCGCGTCCGGGCTCCGTGGCCTGGGCTTCGCGCGTCGCGGTGCGCAGAGGGCATCCCGAGTTGCTGGAACGCGTGCGCCTCCTGCTTCGTCATCCCGAAGCCGAGCTCCGGTGCGCGGCACTGTCCGGCCTCGTCTACGACCCCGACAGTCTCGATGACGTGCTCGCGCTGCTCGAAGACCCGGATGAGCGCGTGCGCGCGGAGGTCATCGCCGCGTGGGAGCGCAGGCCCCCTGCCCCCTCCACCGCCGAGGCTTTTGCACTGGCGATGGTGCGCTTCGCGCCTCGTGCCTCCACGGCTCGTGAGCGCCGCGCCGTCACGGTGGCAGCCATGTTCCTGGAGGAACCCGAGCTGCTCATCCACGCCTCACGCGATGAAGACCCAGCCGTACGAGCAGTGGCCCTGCGTGCGCTCGCGTCGCTCGACCTGCTCACGGAGACGGAGCGCCAGGAGGCAGAGACACACGAGGACCCGTGGATTCGCTCGGCGGTGCTCGACCCGGACTCCGCGTTCCGGGTGTGCACGGAGGACTCGGACCCGACGCTGCGGCGGACCGCGCTCGAGCTGCTTCTGCCATTGGCCCGTCGGCTCGCGGGAAACACTGTGCTCGCAAAGGCCGCGAAGGGTACCGAAGCCGAGGCTTCCTCCATCGCCGAGCTGGACGAGGAAGACCGTGCCGTCACCCAGGACTTGAGCACCGCCGCCCTCGCCTGCTCACAATCGACCGATGCGTGGATGCGCGCTCGCGCCGCCGAGCTGCTCTCGCCTTCGCGCGGACCCGAGGAACTCCGCGCGCTGCTGCGCCTGTCGCTCGACACCGTGCCCATGGTCCGCTCGGCGGCGGCTTCCATCCTGGAGTCGAGTGACACGCTCGACGCGCTCCTCGATGACCTCCTGCACGGACCCACGCGAGAGCGTGATGAAACCCTGCGCACCTCCGCGTGGACATGGCGCCTGCGCCTCGCGGATGCATCCGCCTTCGAGCAACTGCGCACCGCGCTCCTCAGCCACAACGAACCCGAGCGCGTCGTCACGCACCTCGAAGCCCTCACCCTCGTCTTCCCCGACGAGCTCATCGCCTCCGAGCCCGCCCTCGCGCGCCACCGTCCCTCACGCCCCGCTCAGCCACGCACCGCCCCCGTGCCACGCGCCGTGCCGCCTCGCGCCTCCGCGCGCTCCCTGGGCAACACGGGCATCACCGTCTCGCCGCTCGTCCTCTCCGGCGCGCACCTCACCTCGCCGCAGCCCTTCTTCGAGGCGCATGAGGCCGGCCTCAACACCTTCTTCTGGGAGCCTCGCTACGCCGCGCTGACCCAGTTCCTCCGCAGTGGCCGCAACCTGCGCGACGGGCTCGTCATCGTCGCGGGCAGCTACCACTCGGGTGCCTCCGCGCTGCGCCGCGATGTGGAATCCGCGCTCCGCCGCCTGCGCACCTCATGGCTCGACGTGTTCCTCCTCTTCTGGACTCGCTCTCCCGAACGCCTCAACGCCGAGGACTTCGCGGCCCTGGAGCGCCTGCGCACCGAGGGCAAGGTCCGCGCCTTCGGCTTCTCCACGCACCTGCGAGACCTCGCTCGCGATGCCATCCGCCAGAATCCATGGCCCGTGGTGATGACCCGCCACAGCGCCGCGCATCCCGGCGCGGAGGTCGCCTTCCTCCCGGAAGCCCAGGCACGTGGCACCGGCGTGCTCACCTTCACCGCCACCTGCTACGGCCGCCTGCTCCAGCCCGCGCCCGGCACTCCGCCAGACGCGCCGCTGCCCACGGCCGTGGACTGCTACCGCTACTCGCTCTCGCAGCCCGGAGTCAGCGCGTCCCTCACCGCGCCGCGCAGCCGCCGCGAATTGCTCCACAACCTCGACGTGCTCGCTCGCCCGTACATGGAGACGGACGCACTGCCCGCGATGCGCGCCCACGGTGAGCACGTGCGCGCCCGAAGCCGCCAGCTCGATGCGCTCGTGCGCCGTGCCCCGGGCGGACCACGCGATGCCCTGCTCGCGCTCATGGAGGAAGACGGACCTCCCGACGCGGCGTGA